The genomic stretch CAATTTAATCTCATCCACCATGTTTTCCGGGTTATTAAACCTGGCATCATTGACATTAATAATTTGCTTGAAATAAGGATAATTACTCGCTTCCTCAGCCATCTCAGCAAAACTATGCTTGTAGTCGTCCATGCGCGCAATTTCTTGAACAATCCAAAGCCCCATAATATTTTTTAAAAAGCGATAAGTTCCATATGCGCCCCATTCATTCGTGTAATTTTCTTTAAAAGCTGCTTCGTTATTAATTGGCGCACTTAGCTCCATCCCTATTAGCGACCAAGTCCCACTACTCAAGAATGCCCAATTTTCTCCTTCTGCCGGAGTTCCCACCACTGCCGAAGCTGTATCATGTGTTGCCACTGTCACTACATCACAATTAGGAATATCATACTCCTCTAGCCACTCCTCTTTTACTTTACCTAAATACGTACCTGCATCCGTCAGTGGCGCAAATTTTTCCACATCAATGTTCAAATGCGAAAGTAAATCCTTATCAAATAATTGTTCTCGCAAGTTAAGCATTTGTGTAGTCGATGAATTTGTTGTTTCTGCCACCTTAACCCCCGTGAGAACATAACCAATATAGTCAGGAATCAACAAAATTTTCTCCGCTCGTTCTAGTAAATCTCGCTCTTCCACGTACAGCTGATATAGAGTATTTAATTCCATAAACTGAATACCTGTTTTTTTATAAATATATTCTCGTGGATACTCACTCGTTAAATTCTGCACCGCATTTAAAGTTCGTTTATCGCGGTAACTAATTGGATCTGCCAACTTCTCACCGGAAGCCCCTATCAAAACATAGTCAACGCCCCACGTGTCAATACCAAGCACACATTCCGAAATTCCTAGTTGCTTTACTTTTTCCAAGCCAATAAAGATTTCCTGCATCAGTTGATCAATTTCCCAGCGTTCGTGCCCATCTCGGTACGTAAAACCATTTTTAAAACGGTGAATTTCTTCTAATTGTAATTTTTCATTCACCAATTTCCCTAGAATTAATCGACCACTTGATGCACCAATATCTACTGCAACATAATGTTTCACTGGTCTAGCTCCTTTTCTTTAATCAATTGTATTTCCGTAACGTTCCTTCGTAATATCATCAAGTGATCTGCCACGTGTTTTCGGCGCCCAAATTACACCGATTAAAAGCGACACTGTAAGTAAACCAATCATAATTGTCCCCGCCACAGTAAAGCCAAGATTTGCCAAGATTACTGGGAACACAATCGACCAGACACCTGTACTACCACGAACTAAGAAAAACATCACGCCTTGAACCCCACCACGATATTTTGTTGGAAAAAGTTCTGTTGACCAAAGTGCGTAAAAAGCTTGTGCACCAATCCCTGCTGAAATACCCCATAAAATAACAAATGTCCATAAGCCAACCCAAGACATTCCAACAAAAGTAAGTACAACCCAAGAAGCAACTGCCATTAAAGCCCCTACAAAAAACAATCCACGATGACTTACTCGATCACCAAATTTAGCAAAGCCAAAGTATGTAGAAGCTGCTGTGAGTATCCATAATACAGCTTGCAATAAATTCGCTTGTGTATTAGAAAGACCACCCACCGTTTCATATACAAACGGCATAAAGAATCCCATTGCACCCGCTACTAAATTCCAAAATAAGTACACACCCACTAAGAAAAGTACTGATTTTACATTTACCATACTAGAAAATGCTGTTTTAAAAGGGTGTTCCAAACGATTACCACTTTCTTTCATTTTCACTTGCTCCGCTTCCCAGTCCTTCGACTCCTCTAATTTACGTTGTAACTGCCAAGCAACAAACGCTACAATCAATAAAGATAAGAAAAGTAAGCGGTTACCTAAAAGTCCAAGTGGAGATACAATAATTCCTAAAGTAAAGATAATTGCTGGCCCACATGACCAAGCAAATTGAGATATACCAATATTTCTAGCTCTTATACTAGGATCCGCCATTTCAGAAATATATGTCCATGAAGCCGGAACCCCAGCCCCAACAGAAAGACCTGTAACTAAAAATCCAATTAATAGCATTGGGAAATTCATTGCAAACATAATGATTGTAACCCCAAGCATATACACCAACATGTTATACGTATAAATAAATTTCCGTCCATATTTATCTGCTAAATGACCACCAATAAGTGCGCCAATTGCAGAACCAAACGCATTCGCGCTCACAGCCCCAAGTAATCCCACCGCAAAACTGCTAAGTCCGAATTGTGTTGCCCACAAAGTTAGTCCACTTGCTCCCGCTACAATACATCCAGAATCTAAATAGTTCGTCAAAGATACCGCTATCGTTCCTTTTTTACTTGTACTCGATCCAGCCATTCTTTTAACCCTCCTACTTATTTTAGTTAAGCGCTTACTTTATATTAAACAATTAATGATTGCGCTTTACAATATCCTGTGTTTATAATTAAAGTATCAAATTTACAGAAGGAGATTGTGAAATGGAAGCGCTTAATAAAAAATTATTTCGTCTAAATTCAAAAGAAAAAATCCAAAAAAGCACTGGCACTTTTGTTCCCGATTTACCCAATGGATCCTTTTTAAAAGAGAACGGCAGCATGGAATTATTAAATGATTATTTCTTCAAAAACAAAGACATTTATATAAGCAAACACAACCGA from Listeria monocytogenes ATCC 19117 encodes the following:
- the rhaB gene encoding rhamnulokinase, giving the protein MKHYVAVDIGASSGRLILGKLVNEKLQLEEIHRFKNGFTYRDGHERWEIDQLMQEIFIGLEKVKQLGISECVLGIDTWGVDYVLIGASGEKLADPISYRDKRTLNAVQNLTSEYPREYIYKKTGIQFMELNTLYQLYVEERDLLERAEKILLIPDYIGYVLTGVKVAETTNSSTTQMLNLREQLFDKDLLSHLNIDVEKFAPLTDAGTYLGKVKEEWLEEYDIPNCDVVTVATHDTASAVVGTPAEGENWAFLSSGTWSLIGMELSAPINNEAAFKENYTNEWGAYGTYRFLKNIMGLWIVQEIARMDDYKHSFAEMAEEASNYPYFKQIINVNDARFNNPENMVDEIKLYCQETGQTIPETIGELTNCVYGSLALYYALELEKMTEITGKKIEKLYIVGGGSNVAMLNQLTAKLAGIEVFAGPSEATAIGNLVVQMINQGEIESMRAGRKIIRNSFEIGEFSCGDVRFEEIKERFTKVLEFN
- a CDS encoding MFS transporter encodes the protein MAGSSTSKKGTIAVSLTNYLDSGCIVAGASGLTLWATQFGLSSFAVGLLGAVSANAFGSAIGALIGGHLADKYGRKFIYTYNMLVYMLGVTIIMFAMNFPMLLIGFLVTGLSVGAGVPASWTYISEMADPSIRARNIGISQFAWSCGPAIIFTLGIIVSPLGLLGNRLLFLSLLIVAFVAWQLQRKLEESKDWEAEQVKMKESGNRLEHPFKTAFSSMVNVKSVLFLVGVYLFWNLVAGAMGFFMPFVYETVGGLSNTQANLLQAVLWILTAASTYFGFAKFGDRVSHRGLFFVGALMAVASWVVLTFVGMSWVGLWTFVILWGISAGIGAQAFYALWSTELFPTKYRGGVQGVMFFLVRGSTGVWSIVFPVILANLGFTVAGTIMIGLLTVSLLIGVIWAPKTRGRSLDDITKERYGNTID